A portion of the Candoia aspera isolate rCanAsp1 chromosome 18, rCanAsp1.hap2, whole genome shotgun sequence genome contains these proteins:
- the LOC134507077 gene encoding uncharacterized protein LOC134507077 isoform X2 has translation MGVPTLSTSPVSQTSGLLDSAIVRQNYPPSGDLALPLKLGAPHVIGVKSLLPPKIPVRACLPERASFAFHRGRSPTLSHSRVTRSRSFSPDAKRPCWLRSRSQSPRPVWRPSSAKANACAQPPPQLGKPTGVRAKSTSIRQSRLRFFRPGTLASRSWTSTKAIGKQTPRESWSPYSLASPDISSPTAQEINERFLQTLSGITTGRDLIEMSAYQKELARLRLKRLHVEEAWLLELKRQQELERTRGPKPKWEALSRASKEFQQQQKPTSTFPEICW, from the exons ATGGGCGTTCCAACCTTAAGTACTTCCCCAGTGAGCCAGACTTCCGGATTACTTGACAGTGCAATTGTGCGTCAGAACTATCCCCCCTCAGGGGATCTTGCTCTCCCTTTGAAACTCGGGGCCCCTCATGTGATTGGTGTCAAGTCTTTGCTGCCCCCCAAGATTCCAGTCCGAGCTTGCTTGCCAGAAAGGGCCTCTTTCGCATTCCACCGAGGCCGTTCACCGACTCTTAGTCATTCTAGGGTTACCCGCTCCCGTTCCTTCTCTCCAGATGCCAAACGTCCATGCTGGCTCCGATCGCGGTCTCAGTCTCCGAGGCCTGTCTGGAGACCCAGCTCAGCCAAGGCGAATGCCTGTGCCCAGCCTCCGCCCCAGTTGGGGAAGCCCACGGGAGTCAGAGCGAAAAGCACATCAATTAGGCAATCACGGTTGAGGTTCTTCAGGCCTGGGACATTAGCATCAAGATCCTGGACTTCCACTAAGGCAATTGGGAAGCAGACCCCAAGGGAATCTTGGAGTCCTTACAGTTTGGCCTCCCCTGACATCTCCTCACCCACAGCACAGGAGATCAACGAACG ATTCCTGCAGACGCTTTCTGGAATCACCACAGGGAGAGACCTGATTGAAATGTCTGCATACCAGAAGGAGCTGGCTCGTCTCCGGCTCAAGCGCCTGCATGTGGAAGAGGCCTGGTTATTGGAACTGAAGAGGCAGCAGGAATTGGAACGGACCCGCGGCCCCAAACCCAAGTG GGAGGCACTATCCAGAGCTTCTAAAGAgttccagcagcagcagaagcccaCTTCCACCTTCCCCGAGATCTGCTGGTGA
- the VWA1 gene encoding von Willebrand factor A domain-containing protein 1, giving the protein MSSPILLLLMLGLHGVLGQSSQRGLQPALLDLEGDLLFLLDSSGSVSYYEFSRIKEFIAELLLPFTFGPHDVQTGIVHISTMPILEFPFDRYFSTGAIQHAIRNIQQVMGDTNTGKTLSFAKEKLFTAEAGARPNVPKVLVWVTDGFSTDDISQPMQLLKDMGVTVFIVSTGRGNYLELSAAASQPPEKHLHFVDVDDLGIITKELQDAIAAVIQAKRLRATDISTSSFRLTWPQLLTQDTGYYILEYAPSGEPRRKMTKQLSGDHNNFVVAQLASQTTYEVALIPESNERYIPPQTTRVTTLEEVISPAQILISESKPHSIRVSWSPIPESVATYQVMYGPLTSNLVQLQEVDGRLNSTILEDLAANTSYLVTVSAIYKSGKEKALSAKACTREEYSKIKHLHFEDLSPSSVKASWDPAEGDVLGYRVRCRRQAGPSTLLSVSPQIHSVLLSDLTPGSTNKVCVKPVYKNLPGKGLCRMIHRQPASTVGGYRHWQKA; this is encoded by the exons GTCTTCAACCCGCTCTCCTGGATTTAGAGGGGGATCTCCTCTTCCTGTTAGACAGCTCTGGCAGCGTCTCCTATTACGAATTCTCCAGGATCAAAGAGTTCATCGCTGAACTTCTCCTCCCATTTACCTTTGGCCCTCATGATGTCCAGACTGGCATTGTCCACATCAGTACCATGCCCATCTTGGAGTTCCCTTTTGACCGGTATTTCTCCACTGGCGCCATCCAGCATGCTATTCGCAACATCCAGCAGGTAATGGGAGACACCAATACGGGCAAAACCCTTTCCTTTGCCAAGGAGAAGCTCTTCACGGCAGAAGCAGGGGCCCGTCCCAACGTCCCCAAAGTGCTGGTGTGGGTGACCGATGGCTTCTCCACGGACGACATCTCCCAGCCAATGCAGCTGCTGAAGGACATGGGGGTCACCGTCTTCATTGTCAGCACAGGGCGGGGGAACTACTTGGAGCTCTCAGCTGCTGCCAGCCAACCGCCGGAGAAGCATCTCCACTTTGTTGACGTGGATGACTTGGGCATCATTACCAAGGAGCTGCAGGATGCCATTGCAG CCGTCATCCAAGCCAAGCGTCTGAGGGCCACGGACATCTCCACCAGCAGCTTCCGCCTCACTTGGCCCCAGCTTCTGACTCAGGACACTGGCTACTACATTTTGGAGTATGCCCCAAGTGGAGAACCCAGGCGGAAAATGACCAAACAACTCAGCGGTGACCATAACAACTTTGTGGTGGCTCAGCTAGCCTCGCAAACCACCTATGAGGTTGCTCTCATTCCAGAGTCCAATGAGCGATACATCCCACCACAAACCACCAGGGTCACCACTCTGGAAG AGGTGATCAGCCCTGCCCAGATTCTTATCTCAGAGTCCAAACCCCACAGCATCCGGGTCAgctggtctcccatcccagaGAGTGTGGCCACCTACCAAGTCATGTATGGTCCCCTGACCAGCAACTTGGTCCAGCTGCAAGAGGTGGACGGGAGGCTTAACAGCACCATCCTGGAAGACCTGGCAGCCAATACCAGCTACTTGGTGACCGTGTCTGCCATTTATAAGTCTGGCAAGGAGAAAGCCCTCTCAGCCAAAGCTTGCACTCGGGAAG AATACTCCAAAATAAAGCACCTCCATTTTGAAGATCTGAGCCCCAGCTCTGTAAAGGCCTCCTGGGATCCAGCTGAAGGAGATGTGTTGGGCTACCGCGTTCGGTGCCGGCGGCAAGCTGGCCCTTCCACCCTCCTTAGCGTCTCGCCACAGATCCACAGTGTTTTGCTGTCGGATCTGACACCCGGCAGCACCAATAAAGTGTGTGTGAAGCCTGTGTACAAAAACCTTCCTGGCAAAGGACTGTGTCGAATGATCCATCGGCAGCCTG CTTCCACAGTGGGTGGCTACAGGCACTGGCAGAAAGCGTGA
- the LOC134507077 gene encoding uncharacterized protein LOC134507077 isoform X1, with amino-acid sequence MGVPTLSTSPVSQTSGLLDSAIVRQNYPPSGDLALPLKLGAPHVIGVKSLLPPKIPVRACLPERASFAFHRGRSPTLSHSRVTRSRSFSPDAKRPCWLRSRSQSPRPVWRPSSAKANACAQPPPQLGKPTGVRAKSTSIRQSRLRFFRPGTLASRSWTSTKAIGKQTPRESWSPYSLASPDISSPTAQEINERFLQTLSGITTGRDLIEMSAYQKELARLRLKRLHVEEAWLLELKRQQELERTRGPKPKWYEMRDSQFHYEAHKNNRLLRNGQEIQSVFDYREALSRASKEFQQQQKPTSTFPEICW; translated from the exons ATGGGCGTTCCAACCTTAAGTACTTCCCCAGTGAGCCAGACTTCCGGATTACTTGACAGTGCAATTGTGCGTCAGAACTATCCCCCCTCAGGGGATCTTGCTCTCCCTTTGAAACTCGGGGCCCCTCATGTGATTGGTGTCAAGTCTTTGCTGCCCCCCAAGATTCCAGTCCGAGCTTGCTTGCCAGAAAGGGCCTCTTTCGCATTCCACCGAGGCCGTTCACCGACTCTTAGTCATTCTAGGGTTACCCGCTCCCGTTCCTTCTCTCCAGATGCCAAACGTCCATGCTGGCTCCGATCGCGGTCTCAGTCTCCGAGGCCTGTCTGGAGACCCAGCTCAGCCAAGGCGAATGCCTGTGCCCAGCCTCCGCCCCAGTTGGGGAAGCCCACGGGAGTCAGAGCGAAAAGCACATCAATTAGGCAATCACGGTTGAGGTTCTTCAGGCCTGGGACATTAGCATCAAGATCCTGGACTTCCACTAAGGCAATTGGGAAGCAGACCCCAAGGGAATCTTGGAGTCCTTACAGTTTGGCCTCCCCTGACATCTCCTCACCCACAGCACAGGAGATCAACGAACG ATTCCTGCAGACGCTTTCTGGAATCACCACAGGGAGAGACCTGATTGAAATGTCTGCATACCAGAAGGAGCTGGCTCGTCTCCGGCTCAAGCGCCTGCATGTGGAAGAGGCCTGGTTATTGGAACTGAAGAGGCAGCAGGAATTGGAACGGACCCGCGGCCCCAAACCCAAGTG GTATGAAATGAGAGACTCTCAGTTCCACTATGAAGCTCACAAGAACAACAGACTTCTGAGAAATGGCCAAGAGATACAGTCTGTCTTTGATTACAGGGAGGCACTATCCAGAGCTTCTAAAGAgttccagcagcagcagaagcccaCTTCCACCTTCCCCGAGATCTGCTGGTGA
- the ATAD3A gene encoding ATPase family AAA domain-containing protein 3A has product MSWLFGLNRGGGGGGGDPGPGAGLPPLPPPPGGGPKDGTGEGGRPKDKWSNFDPTGLERAAKAARELDTSRHAKEALNLAQLQEQTLQLEQQSKLKEYEAAIEQLKNEQVRIQAEERRKTLSEETRQQQARAQYQDKLARQRYEDQLRQQQLLNEENLRKQEESVQKQEAMRRATVEREMELRHKSEMLRIEAEAQARARAERENADLIREQIRLKAAEHRQTVLDSLKTAGTLFGEGFRAFVTDWDKVTATVAGLTLLALGIYSAKNATAVAGRYIEARLGKPSLVRETSRITLLEALKHPIQVGKRLTSRAQDALEGVVLSPKLEERVRDIAIATWNTRNNRSLYRNILMYGPPGTGKTLFAKKLAMHSGMDYAIMTGGDVAPMGREGVTAMHKVFDWANTSRRGLLLFVDEADAFLRKRATEKISEDLRATLNAFLHRTGQHSNKFMLVLASNQPEQFDWAINDRIDEMVHFKLPGLEERERLVRMYFDKHVLQPATEGKQRLKLAQFDYGKKCSEIAKLTEGMSGREISQLAVAWQAAAYASEDGVLTEAMIDSRVADAVQQHRQKMEWLKAEGMEAGKNHPLPLSLGKIA; this is encoded by the exons ATGTCGTGGCTCTTCGGGCTGaaccgcggcggcggcggcggcgggggggacCCGGGTCCTGGAGCCGGGCTCCCCCCGCTGCCTCCTCCGCCCGGCGGGGGACCGAAAGATGGGACGGGCGAGGGGGGCCGCCCCAAGGACAAATGGAGCAACTTCGATCCCACTGGGCTGGAGCGCGCTGCCAAGGCCGCCCGAGAGCTCGACACTTCCC GACATGCCAAAGAGGCCCTAAATTTGGCTCAGTTGCAGGAACAGACACTACAGCTGGAACAGCAGTCTAAACTAAAG GAATATGAAGCTGCCATAGAACAGTTGAAGAACGAACAGGTCCGGATACAAGCAGAAGAGAGGAGGAAAACCCTCAGTGAAGAGACACGGCAGCAACAAGCG AGAGCCCAGTACCAGGACAAATTAGCTCGGCAACGTTACGAGGACCAGTTACGACAACAG CAACTCCTTAACGAAGAGAATTTAAGGAAGCAAGAAGAATCAGTTCAGAAGCAGGAAGCCATGAGGAGAG CAACGGTGGAGCGCGAGATGGAACTGCGGCACAAGAGCGAGATGCTGCGGATCGAGGCCGAAGCCCAGGCTCGCGCCAGGGCTGAGCGGGAGAACGCGGATCTCATCCGGGAACAAATACGGCTAAAAGCAGCCGAGCACCGTCAGACTGTGTTGGATTCCCTCAA aaCAGCTGGGactctttttggggaaggtttcCGTGCCTTTGTTACCGATTGGGATAAAGTAACAGCCACG GTGGCCGGATTGACTCTTCTGGCCCTTGGCATCTACAGTGCCAAAAACGCCACCGCTGTGGCTGGGCGGTACATTGAGGCTCGGCTGGGCAAGCCCTCTTTGGTGCGGGAGACCTCCCGTATCACCCTGCTGGAAGCGCTCAAGCATCCCATCCAG GTTGGGAAGCGGCTGACCAGCAGAGCCCAAGACGCTCTCGAAGGGGTCGTCCTCAGT CCGAAGCTGGAGGAGCGGGTGCGAGACATAGCCATCGCAACATGGAACACAAGGAATAACAGAAGCCTATATCGGAATATCCTCATGTACGGGCCCCCGGGGACTGGGAAGACCCTTTTTGCTAAG aAACTAGCCATGCATTCTGGCATGGATTATGCCATCATGACTGGTGGCGATGTTGCCCCTATGGGGCGCGAAGGTGTGACTGCCATGCACAAGGTCTTTGACTGGGCCAACACAAGTCGGAGAGG cCTCTTGCTGTTTGTGGATGAAGCTGACGCATTCCTGCGGAAAAGAGCAACG GAAAAGATCAGCGAGGACCTACGAGCGACGCTCAACGCTTTCCTTCATCGGACAGGGCAGCACAGCAACAA GTTCATGCTCGTCTTAGCGAGCAATCAGCCAGAGCAGTTTGACTGGGCAATCAACGACCGGATTGATGAGATGGTCCACTTCAAGTTGCCAGGTTTAGAAGAGCGGGAGAGATTGGTCCGGATGTATTTCGACAAGCACGTCCTCCAGCCAGCCACTGAGGGCAAACA GCGCTTAAAACTGGCCCAGTTTGATTATGGAAAGAAGTGCTCGGAAATTGCCAAGCTGACAGAAGGCATGTCCGGGCGGGAGATCTCACAGCTTGCGGTGGCTTGGCAG GCCGCAGCCTACGCCTCGGAGGATGGCGTCTTGACGGAAGCCATGATAGATAGCCGGGTAGCAGATGCAGTTCAGCAGCACAGACAGAAGATGGAGTGGCTAAAAGCTGAAGGCATGGAGGCAGGCAAGAACCATCCACTGCCACTTTCGCTGGGGAAGATTGCATGA